A single Xenopus laevis strain J_2021 chromosome 3S, Xenopus_laevis_v10.1, whole genome shotgun sequence DNA region contains:
- the cdkn2d.S gene encoding cyclin-dependent kinase inhibitor 2D S homeolog, which produces MLLQETSAGDRLTRAAARGDLTEVKRLLHEERIHPDCLNCFGKTALQVMMFGSTPVASELLKQGATPNIQDAYGTTPAHDAARCGFLDTLQVLVQHGAEVNTPDASGSLPIHLALKAGHVPVITYLALISDLQQHDREGHTPSQLAAILDPRLASIFELST; this is translated from the exons ATGTTGCTACAAGAGACCAGCGCTGGAGACCGCCTGACACGAGCGGCTGCCAGGGGAGACCTAACAGAAGTGAAAAGGCTTCTCcatgaagagaggatccaccctGACTGCCTGAACTGCTTTGGGAAAACTGCTCTGCAG GTCATGATGTTTGGCAGCACCCCAGTTGCATCGGAGCTTTTGAAACAAGGCGCCACTCCTAATATTCAAGATGCATATGGCACCACCCCTGCTCATGATGCTGCTCGCTGCGGTTTCCTCGACACCCTGCAGGTTTTAGTCCAACATGGAGCAGAGGTGAACACACCTGATGCCTCTGGCTCCCTACCTATACACCTGGCCCTTAAAGCAGGTCATGTACCTGTCATTACCTACCTTGCCCTTATCTCTGACCTTCAGCAACATGATCGGGAAGGGCATACGCCATCACAgttggccgccatcttggatcctcgTCTGGCTTCCATATTTGAGCTCAGCACATAG